Part of the Salvelinus sp. IW2-2015 linkage group LG7, ASM291031v2, whole genome shotgun sequence genome, CCTGTTGATCGCTGAGGTTGAGGCGGTTAGACAGCTCCCTCCGCCGCTGTCTGGTGATGAACTCATTCAGCATGAACTCGCCCTCCAGTTCGGCCAGTTGGAGCTTGGAGTAGGGCTTGCGTTTCTTTCGGGTCCGAGTGTGCATCGGGTACCACGGGGCACCTGGAGGGGGCATATAAAATATGGATAAGTCACACCAGTTAGGACTACAAATTAAGCTCACAGTCACCTCCAAGACTATTCTCCTTTCAATGTGACTTCCTGTGCTGCGCACATAAACATGTGTTGTGTAACACTTTACTTGTTTTGGTCTAGTCTATCTAGACCTTTCTAAGTCTGAATCTTATTCgatgacatggggaatgtttgttcAGAAGCTGCAGCTGAAATTCTGTTTCCTTCTTCGGAGTTTATACATAAAGGGAAAGGGACCACTAATTTACAGTAGTTTGTGTCACATGAAGTTTTACTGATGCAGTTAAAGCTACATTAACATGATAATTAAGTCTTTCCTTGCAAAAACCccaacatccccccccccctttaaagtACACAGCGACAGATATTAATTATGTTAACGAGTCATTAAAACGAAACCCCTCTCTATTTGATGCAGTCATCCACAGCGCCTCACCTCTTCAAATCACTGCACTCATTTGTTCTGCCTAATATTTGCGTAATATACATGTTATAACAAGCTAAATGATACAGATAAACCAAACTGATACAGTCACATCGATAAGCTTATTCATAATTATTTGTCTCTGACTCTGAGACGCATGCAGTGGCAGTAAGACAGACCGTGGACTAAAATGGTCTGCAGTTTAAAGTCTCCTGGTTGTACACAAACGCTTGAAGCATGATGGAACATTTGAGGGAAACCCCTAGCGGCGTTTGTCTGCCACGCAAGTGAAGTCGCCtacaggcaaaaaacaaaacaatgagcaTCATGATAACAAATCGCTAGAGCCAACAACAAACCTCTGGCTATGCTGAACTACACAATTAATTTGATAATAAACGAGCATTTTGGGGATGTATAAATTCATACAACAGTGTTTGGATGAATGAGGATGGGACCCACCTCCGCATGCAGCTATGTTGCCCGAGTGGGCGGTGTGGTTTCCTGGTGACAGAAGGTTCTGAGGGTCGCTGGAGGATGTTTTGCTGCCCTCGTTGAGAAGCGAGGAGCTGGAATCGGATTCCAGAGATTGGCAGGATGGCGGGTCTTGAATGAGTTGCTCGGTCCCATAATTATACTTAGAAAATGCACCAATGTTATTGCTGCCCATGCCAGAGTGCATCCCGTGATCAGATGTTATGAATGACGATGTGTCCCTCGCTTTATCCTCTCGCTTTAGGCTGCTCCCGCCACCACCTGAACAGCTCTCTCTGCTGCTCACGCTGCCGTTGCTATAATAACATTTACTCTCCTCCGGCCGAGTAATTTCACACGACCGGTTGAAAGAAGGGTTAATAGACACGGGGCTGCTAAAATAGGATTGAGAGTATCCATTGCAGGGCTCGGATGGGTTCCACGGGAGGGAGCAAACATTGTCCCTTCTCGGGTAGGGGAGAGATGGTAGCCCCGCCAGTTGTCCCCCCGAGGCTCGGAAATTCGGAAAGTAAAAAGTGTCTCCAGTGTGGATGTTTACCAAAGGTCCCACAAACCCGGGATTAAGAAGATTATGCTCGCCCATTTCCGCGGGCCCGACCAACAGCTTCTAGTTTATTNNNNNNNNNNNNNNNNNNNNNNNNNNNNNNNNNNNNNNNNNNNNNNNNNNNNNNNNNNNNNNNNNNNNNNNNNNNNNNNNNNNNNNNNNNNNNNNNNNNNNNNNNNNNNNNNNNNNNNNNNNNNNNNNNNNNNNNNNNNNNNNNNNNNNNNNNNNNNNNNNNNNNNNNNNNNNNNNNNNNNNNNNNNNNNNNNNNNNNNNNNNNNNNNNNNNNNNNNNNNNNNNNNNNNNNNNNNNNNNNNNNNNNNNNNNNNNNNNNNNNNNNNNNNNNNNNNNNNNNNNNNNNNNNNNNNNNNNNNNNNNNNNNNNNNNNNNNNNNNNNNNNNNNNNNNNNNNNNNNNNNNNNNNNNNNNNNNNNNNNNNNNNNNNNNN contains:
- the LOC111966790 gene encoding homeobox protein Hox-C12a, whose translation is MGEHNLLNPGFVGPLVNIHTGDTFYFPNFRASGGQLAGLPSLPYPRRDNVCSLPWNPSEPCNGYSQSYFSSPVSINPSFNRSCEITRPEESKCYYSNGSVSSRESCSGGGGSSLKREDKARDTSSFITSDHGMHSGMGSNNIGAFSKYNYGTEQLIQDPPSCQSLESDSSSSLLNEGSKTSSSDPQNLLSPGNHTAHSGNIAACGGAPWYPMHTRTRKKRKPYSKLQLAELEGEFMLNEFITRQRRRELSNRLNLSDQQVKIWFQNRRMKKKRLMMREQAMAFF